A single genomic interval of Arthrobacter methylotrophus harbors:
- a CDS encoding glutamate decarboxylase: MNRSHRTSAHEPDTTVELNPIFSRPGESSIFPRFTLPDGESLPSTAYQVVHDEAMLDGNSRLNLATFVGTWMESEASKLYSETFDKNMIDKDEYPQTALIETRCWRMLADLWNAPDPAKAIGTSTIGSSEACMLGGLALKRRWQHARRAAGQSTDKPNLVLSSAVQVCWEKFCNYWDVEARYVPVSKEHPVLDGYELDKYVDENTIGVVAIMGVTYTGAYEPIEKISEALDEIQAQRGLDIAIHVDGASGAMIAPFLQPETVWDFRLARVASINTSGHKYGLVYPGLGWVIWRDEEALPEDLVFHVSYLGGNMPTFALNFSRPGAQVLLQYYLFLRLGYEGYKAVQATSQDVALYLSNEIGAMESFTLWSNGSDIPVFAWQLTDGYTDKWNLHHLSERLRMNGWLVPAYPLPEGLSEITVQRIVVRNGFTRDLASSFLRDLKKEVAYLDGLTAPMPAGGQTQAFHH; this comes from the coding sequence ATCAATAGGTCACACCGCACATCAGCTCATGAACCGGACACCACAGTGGAGCTGAACCCCATCTTCAGCCGGCCCGGAGAGTCCAGCATCTTCCCGCGATTCACCCTCCCGGACGGCGAGTCCCTGCCTTCGACGGCCTACCAGGTTGTCCACGACGAAGCCATGCTGGACGGGAACTCGCGCTTGAATCTCGCGACGTTCGTTGGGACGTGGATGGAATCGGAAGCGTCGAAACTCTATTCCGAGACGTTCGACAAGAACATGATCGACAAGGACGAATACCCGCAGACGGCCTTGATCGAGACCCGTTGCTGGCGGATGCTCGCAGATTTGTGGAACGCGCCCGATCCCGCCAAAGCCATTGGAACCTCGACCATCGGTTCCTCGGAAGCGTGCATGTTGGGCGGCCTCGCGTTGAAGCGCCGCTGGCAGCACGCGCGGCGGGCGGCCGGTCAGTCGACCGACAAACCCAATCTGGTCCTCAGTTCGGCCGTGCAGGTGTGCTGGGAGAAGTTCTGCAACTACTGGGACGTGGAAGCCCGGTACGTTCCAGTGTCAAAAGAACACCCGGTGCTCGACGGCTATGAGCTGGACAAGTACGTGGACGAGAACACGATCGGCGTTGTGGCCATCATGGGAGTGACCTATACAGGCGCCTATGAACCGATCGAAAAGATCTCCGAGGCCCTGGACGAGATCCAGGCACAGCGCGGCTTGGATATCGCCATCCACGTGGACGGCGCATCCGGTGCCATGATTGCCCCCTTCCTGCAGCCGGAGACAGTCTGGGACTTCCGTTTGGCACGGGTGGCCTCGATCAATACCTCGGGCCACAAGTACGGTTTGGTGTACCCGGGCCTTGGCTGGGTCATTTGGCGGGATGAGGAGGCCCTCCCGGAGGATTTGGTCTTCCACGTCAGCTACCTCGGCGGGAACATGCCGACCTTCGCCCTGAATTTCTCACGCCCCGGTGCGCAGGTGCTTCTTCAGTACTACTTGTTTCTCCGCTTGGGTTACGAAGGATACAAAGCCGTTCAGGCAACCTCCCAGGATGTTGCGCTCTACCTCTCCAACGAAATTGGCGCGATGGAGTCGTTCACTTTGTGGAGCAACGGATCGGACATCCCGGTCTTTGCCTGGCAACTCACCGACGGTTACACGGACAAGTGGAATCTGCACCACCTCTCCGAACGCTTGCGGATGAATGGATGGCTCGTCCCCGCCTACCCGTTGCCAGAAGGCTTGAGCGAGATTACCGTCCAAAGGATCGTTGTCCGCAACGGTTTCACGCGCGATCTCGCATCCAGTTTCCTCAGAGATCTGAAAAAAGAGGTTGCCTACTTGGATGGCCTCACCGCACCCATGCCTGCCGGCGGACAAACCCAGGCGTTCCACCACTAA
- a CDS encoding S53 family peptidase, translated as MSTETPEEQRPEETQSVPLAGSERAPAPGVRDIHGPVDPSRRIEVTVILRRQEELTELPTTPISRDELASRYGASAADLDLAVLTFSGLGLDVIDSDAASRRIRLAGTVGRLSSVFGTSLDELTSRGPDGTAVTHRHRTGGLQVPAALDGIVVAVLGLDDRPQARAQFRIVPLASTGTSYTPPQLGKIYNFPDGTDGSGQTVAILELGGGFGQQDLDTYFQGLGISTPTVTAVGVDGGSNQPGQDPTGADGEVLLDIEVVGALAPKANIVVYFAPNTDAGFLDAIVAASHASPAPTSISISWGQSEDAWTAQARASFDQAMADAAALGVTVTAAAGDNGSSDGATDSKDHADFPASSPHVLACGGTRLQADAATGAISAETVWNDGPNSATGGGYSDVFPVPSWQSGSVGHAKHKPAPKQPGRGVPDVSGVADPQTGYQVRVDGKDVVIGGTSAVAPLWAALLARLAQATNRRFGLIQPLLYQKGIPSASGFHDITSGSNGSYNAGTGWDPCTGLGSPDGKALLALLEARS; from the coding sequence ATGTCCACGGAGACCCCCGAAGAGCAGCGGCCGGAGGAAACGCAAAGTGTCCCGCTGGCAGGATCGGAAAGGGCACCCGCTCCGGGTGTTCGCGACATTCACGGTCCCGTTGACCCTTCCCGCCGGATTGAGGTCACGGTCATCCTTCGGCGCCAGGAAGAATTGACGGAACTTCCAACTACTCCGATTTCGCGGGACGAACTGGCCTCGCGGTATGGTGCTTCGGCAGCGGACCTTGATCTTGCAGTGCTCACTTTCTCCGGCTTGGGACTCGACGTCATCGATTCGGATGCGGCCAGCCGCCGGATTCGGCTGGCCGGCACTGTGGGGCGGCTAAGCAGCGTTTTCGGAACGTCGCTGGATGAGCTGACAAGCCGCGGTCCGGACGGCACCGCAGTCACGCACCGGCACCGCACGGGAGGCCTCCAGGTGCCTGCAGCGCTCGACGGCATCGTTGTCGCCGTCCTTGGCCTTGACGACCGGCCCCAGGCCCGGGCTCAATTCCGCATCGTTCCCCTGGCTTCGACGGGCACCAGCTACACCCCACCCCAGTTGGGAAAGATCTATAACTTCCCTGACGGTACCGACGGCTCCGGGCAAACCGTGGCGATCCTCGAACTCGGCGGCGGGTTCGGGCAACAGGACCTCGACACTTACTTCCAAGGCCTCGGCATTTCGACGCCGACTGTCACCGCCGTGGGAGTCGACGGCGGGTCCAACCAACCCGGGCAGGACCCTACCGGGGCCGACGGGGAAGTCCTGCTCGACATCGAGGTGGTCGGCGCCTTGGCTCCCAAGGCCAACATCGTCGTCTACTTTGCCCCTAATACCGACGCCGGGTTCCTCGACGCGATCGTCGCGGCCTCCCACGCGAGCCCGGCACCGACGTCGATCAGCATCAGTTGGGGCCAGAGCGAGGACGCGTGGACGGCCCAAGCCCGGGCAAGCTTCGACCAGGCCATGGCCGACGCCGCGGCCCTCGGAGTGACGGTAACAGCGGCAGCCGGAGACAACGGCAGTTCCGACGGCGCAACAGACAGCAAGGACCACGCGGATTTCCCGGCGTCGAGCCCTCACGTCCTGGCTTGCGGCGGAACCCGACTTCAAGCGGATGCCGCCACGGGAGCGATCAGCGCCGAGACCGTCTGGAATGATGGCCCGAACTCGGCAACCGGCGGGGGATACAGCGATGTCTTCCCTGTCCCCTCCTGGCAGTCCGGGAGCGTGGGACACGCCAAGCACAAACCCGCTCCGAAGCAACCGGGACGGGGCGTGCCCGATGTCAGCGGCGTCGCCGACCCGCAGACCGGCTACCAGGTTCGCGTTGACGGGAAGGACGTGGTGATCGGTGGAACGAGTGCGGTCGCGCCTCTCTGGGCGGCGCTGCTCGCCCGGCTGGCCCAAGCCACGAATCGGCGCTTTGGGCTGATTCAGCCTCTGCTTTACCAAAAAGGCATCCCCTCGGCGTCAGGATTCCACGACATCACCAGCGGTTCCAATGGAAGCTACAACGCCGGGACCGGCTGGGATCCCTGCACGGGCCTGGGTAGCCCGGACGGCAAAGCTCTCCTTGCGTTGCTGGAGGCCCGGTCCTGA